In Saccharomyces kudriavzevii IFO 1802 strain IFO1802 genome assembly, chromosome: 9, the following proteins share a genomic window:
- the NIT1 gene encoding Nit1p (similar to Saccharomyces cerevisiae NIT1 (YIL164C)): MPRHIVAALQVGSCPGSTKDTLKKILSYEKEIKESGAELIVIPEATLGGYPKGSNFGVYLGYRLQDGREEFARYLAEAIEIGSGDQYPEISQLCALSKATGASLCVGCIERDGTTLYCTMVYIDPQSGYVGKHRKLMPTAGERLIWGQGDGSTLPVVDTAVGKIGGAICWENMMPLLRYAMYAKGVEIWCAPTVDARPIWRTVMKNIAYEGRLFVISAVQFMPDATAMGYGEVIDQATGKRKLPGWTSADENCINGGSVIIDPYGEIIAGPLLGKEGLLSAEINTDLIAEARFDLDPVGHYARGDIFQLTVNERSHDVKFTE; this comes from the coding sequence ATGCCGAGACACATTGTTGCTGCTCTGCAAGTCGGCTCTTGTCCGGGCTCTACTAAGgatactttgaaaaagattttgTCATATGAGAAGGAAATCAAGGAGTCTGGTGCAGAGTTGATCGTCATTCCAGAAGCTACCCTCGGTGGGTATCCTAAGGGGTCAAACTTCGGGGTTTATCTAGGCTACCGTCTGCAAGATGGAAGAGAAGAGTTTGCCAGGTATCTTGCTGAAGCGATCGAAATTGGCTCTGGAGACCAGTATCCAGAAATCAGCCAATTGTGCGCGCTATCGAAGGCCACCGGCGCATCGCTATGCGTTGGGTGTATCGAGCGCGATGGGACGACGCTGTACTGCACCATGGTTTATATTGATCCTCAATCTGGTTACGTTGGGAAGCATCGCAAGCTGATGCCAACAGCTGGTGAAAGGTTGATCTGGGGCCAAGGTGATGGTTCGACATTGCCAGTTGTGGACACCGCTGTCGGGAAGATAGGTGGTGCTATCTGCTGGGAGAATATGATGCCCTTATTAAGGTATGCTATGTATGCAAAGGGTGTTGAGATCTGGTGCGCACCAACGGTGGATGCTAGGCCTATATGGAGGACTGTGATGAAAAACATTGCATATGAAGGCCGCTTGTTCGTGATTAGCGCAGTACAGTTCATGCCAGATGCCACTGCGATGGGCTACGGGGAAGTGATCGACCAAGCTACCGGTAAGAGAAAATTGCCTGGATGGACATCGGCTGATGAGAACTGTATCAACGGAGGCAGCGTTATAATTGATCCTTACGGGGAGATTATCGCAGGCCCACTGTTGGGCAAAGAGGGTCTTTTAAGCGCCGAGATCAACACCGACTTAATCGCCGAAGCTCGCTTTGATTTGGACCCCGTTGGTCACTACGCCCGGGGAGACATCTTCCAGTTGACTGTTAATGAAAGGTCTCATGACGTTAAATTCACAGAATAA
- the SKDI09G0060 gene encoding serine/threonine dehydratase family protein: protein MTHYERTPLIHQVFNNGQTGPRLYVKHEMLQPGGSFKSRGIGHLINRSNEEALADGSGKLAVFSSSGGNAGLAAATACSSMALDCTVVVPKTTKSRMIKKIQNAGAKVIIHGSHWGEADEYLRQELMIQESQLGSKTLYVHPFDDERIWEGHSTIVDEVLQQLQEKNISLARIKAMVCSVGGGGLFSGIIKGLERNNLAGKIRVIAVETIGCDVLNKSLVNGSPITLERLSSIATSLGSPYIAPFAFESFNAYGCKSVVLSDQDVLATCLRYADDYNSIVEPACGASLHLCYHQEILENALEQKLSDDDIVIIIACGGSCMTYEDLVETSRRISSVL, encoded by the coding sequence ATGACTCACTACGAAAGAACACCCTTGATTCACCAAGTTTTCAACAATGGCCAAACGGGCCCACGTTTATATGTCAAACATGAGATGTTACAACCTGGTGGCAGTTTCAAATCAAGAGGAATCGGACACTTGATAAATAGGAGTAATGAAGAAGCATTGGCTGATGGTTCTGGGAAGCTTGCCGTATTCTCTAGCTCTGGAGGTAACGCTGGCTTGGCAGCAGCCACTGCTTGTAGTTCAATGGCGCTTGACTGCACGGTTGTCGTTCCAAAGACAACAAAATCCAGGAtgattaaaaaaattcagaatGCTGGGGCTAAGGTCATAATCCATGGCAGTCACTGGGGAGAAGCAGATGAATATTTGAGGCAAGAATTAATGATTCAAGAAAGCCAGCTTGGTTCGAAGACGCTCTATGTGCACCCTTTTGATGACGAGAGGATTTGGGAGGGTCATTCTACCATTGTGGATGAAGTTTTACAGCAATTACAGGAAAAGAATATCTCCCTAGCTCGGATAAAGGCTATGGTGTGCAGTGTCGGTGGTGGTGGGCTGTTTAGCGGCATAATCAAAGgtcttgaaagaaataatctTGCCGGCAAAATTCGAGTCATCGCTGTTGAAACTATTGGTTGCGATGTCTTGAACAAATCTCTGGTGAATGGAAGCCCTATAACTCTTGAGAGGCTATCGAGCATTGCAACCTCTTTGGGTTCGCCATATATAGCGCCATTCGCGTTCGAAAGCTTCAACGCTTATGGGTGTAAGTCGGTGGTTTTATCTGATCAGGACGTTCTAGCTACATGCTTAAGATATGCTGACGACTATAATTCTATAGTGGAACCAGCCTGTGGGGCGTCCTTGCATTTGTGTTATCATCAAGagattcttgaaaatgCTCTAGAACAGAAGCTttctgatgatgatatcGTGATCATAATCGCATGTGGTGGATCATGTATGACATATGAAGATTTGGTCGAAACATCTAGAAGAATATCGAGTGTGTTATGA
- the SOA1 gene encoding Soa1p (similar to Saccharomyces cerevisiae YIL166C) yields the protein MSLQKEQYEITEKAQLSVSAQSLSSDSESLSHNPFDDFSEAERWRKVYESSGYEGLSKFDPEFTWTKDEERKLIRKIDLKIFLWVFVMFSFLDLIRKNIARAVSDNFIVDLNMNTNDYNLGQTVYLVLFLVSELPGNLLSKRFGPERVIPIQIVLWSVISITQAGLKNRAQFIATRCLLGMVQGGFIPDNILYLSYYYTGAELTFRLSFFWCAIPLFQILGSLLASGVIEMRGIHNLAGWQYLFIIEGFLSLTVGVASFYLMRRGPTQTGESAFHKGKSYFTGHEEKIMVNRILRDDPSKGDMSNRQPVTFREILYTLTEFDLWPLFIQGITGFISLQTVSPYLSLILKSLNYSTFLSNILAIPGQALLLINLPLIGLLSRKLKEKSLCVGIANVWVLPFIASLVALPTDTNPWIKYVLLTGILGVPYTHSILAGWVSEISNSVRSRTVGTALYNMSAQVGSIIASNMYRNDDKPYYTKGNKVLLGFTCFNICMAVATKFYYIGRNKYKERVWKSMTKEEQIDYLETTNDKGMKRLDYRFIH from the coding sequence ATGTCTCTACAAAAGGAACAATACGAGATCACAGAAAAGGCGCAACTTTCTGTGTCCGCACAAAGTTTAAGTTCAGATTCAGAAAGCCTGTCACATAACCcatttgatgattttaGTGAAGCGGAGCGCTGGAGAAAGGTTTATGAATCCAGTGGCTATGAAGGTTTGTCTAAATTCGACCCCGAGTTTACATGGACTaaggatgaagaaagaaagctAATAAGGAAAATAGATCTAAAGATCTTCTTATGGGTCTTTGTtatgttttcctttttggatTTGATAAGGAAAAACATTGCAAGGGCTGTCTCAGATAATTTCATTGTTGATTTGAACATGAATACCAACGACTACAATCTTGGGCAGACCGTTTATCTAGTTTTGTTTCTGGTAAGTGAACTGCCTGGCAACTTGCTCTCGAAGAGATTTGGTCCAGAAAGAGTCATCCCGATACAAATCGTCCTTTGGAGTGTAATCTCCATTACCCAGGCaggtttgaaaaatcgGGCTCAGTTTATTGCTACTAGATGTTTATTAGGAATGGTGCAAGGCGGATTCATCCCAGATAACATCTTATATTTGTCATATTATTATACTGGAGCAGAGCTTACATTTCGTTTAAGTTTCTTCTGGTGTGCCATCCctcttttccaaattttagGTTCCCTCTTAGCTTCCGGAGTCATCGAGATGCGAGGAATCCATAACTTAGCTGGCTGGCAGTATTTGTTTATAATTGAAGGATTCTTGTCTCTTACTGTTGGTGTAGCGTCCTTTTATCTAATGCGCCGGGGTCCTACACAGACTGGTGAATCAGCATTTCACAAGGGGAAATCGTATTTCACTGGGCACGAGGAGAAAATTATGGTCAACCGGATTCTGAGAGATGACCCATCAAAGGGTGATATGAGTAATAGGCAACCGGTAACCTTTAGGGAAATTTTGTACACCTTGACAGAATTTGACTTATGGCCATTGTTTATTCAAGGTATCACAGGATTTATATCTCTCCAAACCGTTAGCCCTTATTTGTCATTGATATTAAAAAGTTTAAATTACTCTACATTTCTCTCAAATATCCTGGCAATTCCGGGTCAAGCTTTGCTGCTCATTAATCTGCCATTAATTGGATTATTATCACGCaaattaaaggaaaaatcaCTTTGTGTAGGGATTGCCAACGTTTGGGTGCTTCCTTTCATTGCTTCGTTAGTCGCCTTGCCAACCGATACTAATCCATGGATCAAATATGTACTACTAACCGGTATACTTGGGGTCCCTTATACACATTCTATTCTTGCGGGTTGGGTCtctgaaatttcaaactcGGTAAGATCACGTACGGTGGGGACAGCATTATACAATATGAGTGCACAGGTTGGATCAATCATTGCATCTAACATGTACAGGAATGACGATAAGCCCTATTATACCAAGGGTAACAAAGTACTTCTAGGATTTACTTGCTTCAACATTTGCATGGCTGTCGCGACCAAATTCTATTATATCGGTAGGAATAAATACAAAGAACGTGTATGGAAATCAATGACAAAAGAAGAGCAGATCGACTATTTGGAGACCACTAATGATAAGGGAATGAAACGCCTTGATTATAGATTTATTCACtag